The following proteins come from a genomic window of Bradysia coprophila strain Holo2 unplaced genomic scaffold, BU_Bcop_v1 contig_138, whole genome shotgun sequence:
- the LOC119073991 gene encoding CLIP-associating protein isoform X2 produces the protein MAYHKPQNIDDFVLLMAKADMRVKAQLAEDLVAYLSDMENSIVSNDLGLLVDNLMPWLIGSHFKIAQRALEAFTELIGRLGQDFSAYTPTVLPQVVDRLGDSRETVREKAQLLLFKLMESRVLLPQQLLDKLIYCFKHKNSKIREEFLQTIVSTLNEYGTQSLSVKAYIQPIVSLLGDPTSTVRDAAIQTLVEIYKHVGDKLRIDLRKKDIHPTKMAALEHKFDEVRQDGLLLPSALRSAMEPDETDTPSAAKPRIMKRTPATLPCPKKLTLDIATPGDAGAVTWEVFEASFEVVPQLTIFSPKDIEDNLKAMNVIIGNKNMDWEKRVDALRKIRSLLIMDQAIFSTYFKDLSIAFLDILKELRSQVIREACITIAFMSKTLKSKLDGFCVYIVQELINLVPNSVKVIASAGSIALKFVIKYTHAPKLIPIITQNLIQSKSKDIRSNLCEILGLLFDDWAPRSMEKYLPNLKESLIKGIADADSDARKYSRRNFWSFKRHFPDAGDQIYSNLDPSVQRALDRERDTATNGTGGSMSASLRGSNSSLNSMPGSVIKRRLSSGLRSPATANPSASTSTENLLMTGKLQRAPSLPRTYNRNRSGIPVANREPPVRAGFRSISAVDTAAVQRARARAQYSNMARMKVTAGTASLPRAKKLVNNVATPQQASPEHRSVSRRTSGVSQSQPASRSTSPSSRSQYSTYSGYRQTGTIPKKSSGIPRSVSNSRETSPTRTPMGSIKRLPYQTSSPRRDRPPINPTRPVLAQKILQASREAENALADALSPDDFDPSSEMGRLNLNRKVSRDESDESEASSVCSERSFDSYRRNDSGSWNGSRNKLDSQRLIEDIDTIIVYCSSTHWGERKDGLTSLTTYLSDGNILTPDQLQTVLDLFRKMFMDSHTKVYALFLDSVNELILSHSNDLHDWLFILLTRLFNKLGTELLGSMHGKIWKTLQLVHEYFPPDLQMHASFRIICDAAQTPSTKTKIAQLKFLTDLATTYCTATEFPTQSPADKAITKIVQMAVDQKSLELRNQARSCIISLYNCSTPNMTAFLSGMPKNFQDTAKTIIQQHLRRSTSGNNSPSSPLTSQSPKLLLSPNQGPLSLQNYSSQRSRQSSVESQPMNTEEVYRNLRKTTAEIQNYSFETKLDRDSNSKDSGISQMCDQQADHLSLVTGLNGHMLMKKDDSCNGSKSQSATTTESNTPENTVRLDTIDANHKTLTSQKYVANFVVSQTGELIFDGDLEESEIVKTATMLSLDSPTDATLQVLNNLGDCIRHGNCELPIKHFKAIMKALLILVDSPQHEIVIAVIKVLAKIMRSEPMKLTWLNFLELLLLKIIDCYKMSKETSREIDFILPRIANHLPFEPTFNILYSIIGTGEYPTNLCAIKLLTELVDAKGTGITDKQLDSIMSVLALRTDENQSMVRKAAVFCIVRLYVRLGEERVRPKFSLLNSSKIRLLDVYIAKYQQQSLKQSS, from the exons ATGGCATATCataaaccacaaaacataGACGACTTTGTGCTGTTAATGGCCAAAGCAGATATGCGAGTGAAGGCCCAATTGGCCGAAGATCTTGTTGCTTATCTGAGTGatatggaaaattcaattgtgtCAAATGATTTGGGATTACTGGTGGATAACTTGATGCCATGGTTGATTGGAAGTCATTTTAAG ATTGCACAGCGAGCCCTCGAAGCTTTCACAGAACTAATTGGTAGACTTGGTCAAGACTTTAGCGCATACACACCAACCGTTTTACCGCAAGTGGTCGATCGGTTAGGTGACAGCCGTGAGACTGTACGAGAAAAAGCACAACTTCTGCTCTTCAAATTGATGGAAAGTCGTGTGCTGTTGCCACAACAACTGTTggacaaattaatttattgcttcaaacacaaaaattccaaaatacGAGAAGAATTCCTCCAAACTATCGTCAGCACGTTGAATGA aTACGGCACACAATCGCTGTCAGTGAAAGCCTATATTCAGCCAATAGTTTCACTACTTGGAGATCCAACGTCTACTGTTCGTGATGCTGCAATTCAAACTCTAGTAGAGATTTACAAACATGTTG GTGATAAGCTTCGCATAGACTTAAGGAAAAAGGATATTCATCCAACAAAAATGGCGGCATTGGAACACAAATTCGACGAAGTTCGTCAAGACGGCCTTTTACTACCATCAGCCCTGAGAAGCGCCATGGAACCGGATGAAACAGACACACCTTCTGCGGCGAAGCCCAGAATAATGAAACGCACACCAGCAACACTCCCGTGCCCTAAAAAGTTGACTCTAGACATTGCCACTCCCGGTGATGCTGGTGCAGTGACATGGGAAGTATTTGAGGCTTCGTTTGAAGTGGTGCCGCAATTAACGATCTTTAGTCCGAAAGATATTGAAGACAATCTGAAAGCCATGAACGTTATTATCGGTAACAAGAATATGGACTGGGAGAAACGGGTCGACGCATTGCGTAAAATTCGGTCGTTGTTGATTATGGATCAGGCTATATTCAGTACATACTTCAAAGATCTGTCGATCGCTTTTCTGGACATTTTGAAAGAGCTTCGGTCGCAAGTGATTCGCGAGGCATGCATAACGATAGCATTTATGAGCAAGACGCTCAAATCAAAACTGGACGGTTTCTGCGTTTACATTGTTCAAGAATTGATAAATCTGGTACCCAATTCGGTGAAGGTCATCGCATCCGCTGGTTCCATTGCGCTGAAATTCGTCATCAAATACACTCACGCACCGAAACTCATACCGATTATCACACAGAATCTCATCCAATCAAAGTCAAAAGATATTCGCTcaaatttgtgtgaaattcTCGGTTTATTGTTCGACGATTGGGCGCCGCGTTCGATGGAGAAATATTTGCCAAATTTGAAGGAAAGTCTTATCAAAGGGATTGCCGATGCGGATTCCGATGCCAGGAAATACAGCAGAAG AAATTTCTGGAGTTTCAAACGTCATTTTCCGGATGCTGGCGACCAAATCTATTCGAACTTGGATCCGTCCGTGCAACGGGCATTGGACCGTGAACGGGACACCGCAACAAACGGTACAGGTGGTTCAATGAGTGCTAGTCTACGTGGCAGTAATTCAAGTCTTAACTCAATGCCTGGTAGTGTTATAA AACGTCGTTTGTCATCTGGTTTACGGAGTCCAGCTACTGCCAATCCATCAG CGTCGACAAGTacggaaaatttattaatgacTGGAAAATTGCAACGGGCACCGTCATTGCCTCGAACATATAATCGGAATCGGAGTGGAATTCCCGTTGCTAATCGAGAACCGCCAGTTCGAG CTGGTTTTCGCAGTATATCCGCAGTCGACACAGCAGCTGTTCAACGAGCGAGAGCACGAGCGCAGTACTCGAATATGGCTAGGATGAAGGTTACAGCCGGTACAGCTTCGTTAC CTCGAGCGAAGAAACTTGTAAACAATGTTGCAACGCCGCAACAAGCTTCGCCAGAACACCGATCTGTTTCCCGGCGCACTTCTGGTGTGTCACAGTCACAAC CTGCATCGCGAAGCACATCACCGTCGTCTCGGTCACAGTACAGCACCTATTCTGGCTATCGACAAACTGGTACTATTCCCAAGAAATCTTCTGGCATTCCACGATCCGTATCAAACTCACGCGAAACGAGTCCAACTCG GACGCCAATGGGTTCCATTAAACGTTTGCCGTATCAGACAAGTAGTCCTCGTAGAGATCGTCCACCGATCAATCCAACTCGACCGGTTCTGGCGCAGAAAATTCTTCAAGCTAGTCGTGAGGCAGAAAATGCACTGGCCGATGCTCTG TCACCCGATGATTTTGATCCGTCGTCGGAAATGGGCCGCCTGAATTTGAATCGAAAAGTATCTCGCGATGAATCGGATGAAAGTGAAGCGTCGTCAGTGTGTTCGGAAAGGAGTTTTGATTCGTACAGACGGAATGAT TCTGGGTCGTGGAATGGATCAAGAAATAAGCTGGACAGTCAAAGGTTGATCGAAGACATCGACACGATAATTGTGTATTGCTCATCCACGCATTGGGGTGAACGAAAAGATGGACTCACCAGCTTGACTACTTATTTGTCGGACGGAAACATATTGACACCGGACCAGTTGCAG ACCGTTTTGGATTTGTTTCGGAAAATGTTCATGGACAGTCACACCAAGGTCTACGCCCTATTTCTGGACAGCGTCAATGAACTGATTCTGTCTCACTCGAATGACCTACACGATTGGCTGTTCATTTTACTCACACGGCTATTCAATAAGTTGGGCACAGAGCTGTTGGGCTCGATGCATGGCAAAATTTGGAAGACGCTGCAACTGGTGCACGAATATTTTCCGCCGGATTTGCAAATGCACGCTTCATTCAG AATAATCTGCGATGCGGCCCAGACTCCATCAACGAAAACGAAGATTGCACAGCTAAAGTTTCTGACGGATTTGGCGACCACCTATTGCACAGCCACCGAATTTCCCACTCAATCACCAGCTGACAAAGCAATAACGAAAATCGTACAAATGGCCGTTGATCAGAAAAGTTTGGAATTGCGGAACCAGGCACGATCCTGCATCATTTCATTGTATAATTGCAGCACACCGAAT ATGACCGCGTTCCTGTCTGGTATGCCGAAAAACTTCCAGGATACAGCCAAAACGATCATCCAACAGCATTTACGTCGAAGCACGTCGG GTAATAATAGTCCATCATCACCATTAACGTCGCAAAGTCCAAAACTATTGCTTAGTCCGAATCAAGGACCCTTAAGTCTACAAAATTATTCTA GTCAAAGATCTCGTCAATCTTCCGTTGAAAGTCAACCGATGAACACCGAGGAGGTGTACCGAAATTTGCGTAAGACAACGGCTGAAATTCAGAACTATAGTTTCGAGACGAAATTGGATCGGGACTCGAACAGTAAAGATTCGGGCATTAGTCAAATGTGTGATCAGCAAGCCGATCATCTGTCATTGGTAACGGGACTGAATGGTCACATGTTGATGAAAAAGGATGACTCGTGTAACGGCTCAAAGTCACAATCGGCAACCACAACGGAATCGAATACGCCGGAGAATACAGTTCGCTTAGATACCATTGATGCTAATCATAAGACCCTAACTAGTCAGAAGTATGTGGCCAATTTTGTGGTTTCGCAAACCGGTGAATTAATATTTGATG GTGATCTGGAAGAGAGTGAAATTGTCAAAACGGCAACTATGCTATCGTTGGACTCGCCTACAGACGCGACACTGCAAGTATTAAATAACCTGGGTGATTGTATTAGGCACGGTAACTGTGAATTGCCGATCAAACACTTTAA AGCAATAATGAAGGCGTTACTCATATTGGTCGATTCGCCGCAACATGAAATTGTGATCGCCGTTATCAAGGTGTTGGCCAAAATCATGCGTAGCGAACCGATGAAGCTCACGTGGCTGAACTTTTTagaattgttgttgttaaaaatCATCGACTGTTACAAAATGAGCAAAGAA ACTTCCAGAGAAATTGACTTCATTCTGCCGCGCATAGCGAACCATCTCCCATTCGAACCCACATTCAACATTCTGTATTCCATCATCGGCACCGGTGAATATCCGACCAATCTCTGTGCAATCAAATTGTTAACCGAATTGGTTGATGCGAAGGGAACTGGAATTACCGATAAGCAATTGGATTCAATTATGTCGGTCCTTGCATTG CGGACGGATGAGAATCAATCAATGGTGAGGAAGGCAGCCGTATTCTGTATCGTTCGGCTGTATGTTCGGCTTGGAGAAGAACGTGTTAGACCAAAATTTTCGCTTTTGAATTCGAGCAAAATCAG aCTGCTCGACGTTTACATTGCGAAGTACCAACAACAATCGCTGAAACAGTCGTCATGA
- the LOC119073991 gene encoding CLIP-associating protein isoform X4, producing the protein MAYHKPQNIDDFVLLMAKADMRVKAQLAEDLVAYLSDMENSIVSNDLGLLVDNLMPWLIGSHFKIAQRALEAFTELIGRLGQDFSAYTPTVLPQVVDRLGDSRETVREKAQLLLFKLMESRVLLPQQLLDKLIYCFKHKNSKIREEFLQTIVSTLNEYGTQSLSVKAYIQPIVSLLGDPTSTVRDAAIQTLVEIYKHVGDKLRIDLRKKDIHPTKMAALEHKFDEVRQDGLLLPSALRSAMEPDETDTPSAAKPRIMKRTPATLPCPKKLTLDIATPGDAGAVTWEVFEASFEVVPQLTIFSPKDIEDNLKAMNVIIGNKNMDWEKRVDALRKIRSLLIMDQAIFSTYFKDLSIAFLDILKELRSQVIREACITIAFMSKTLKSKLDGFCVYIVQELINLVPNSVKVIASAGSIALKFVIKYTHAPKLIPIITQNLIQSKSKDIRSNLCEILGLLFDDWAPRSMEKYLPNLKESLIKGIADADSDARKYSRRNFWSFKRHFPDAGDQIYSNLDPSVQRALDRERDTATNGTGGSMSASLRGSNSSLNSMPGSVIKRRLSSGLRSPATANPSASTSTENLLMTGKLQRAPSLPRTYNRNRSGIPVANREPPVRAGFRSISAVDTAAVQRARARAQYSNMARMKVTAGTASLQGQMAQQARAKKLVNNVATPQQASPEHRSVSRRTSGVSQSQPASRSTSPSSRSQYSTYSGYRQTGTIPKKSSGIPRSVSNSRETSPTRTPMGSIKRLPYQTSSPRRDRPPINPTRPVLAQKILQASREAENALADALSPDDFDPSSEMGRLNLNRKVSRDESDESEASSVCSERSFDSYRRNDSGSWNGSRNKLDSQRLIEDIDTIIVYCSSTHWGERKDGLTSLTTYLSDGNILTPDQLQTVLDLFRKMFMDSHTKVYALFLDSVNELILSHSNDLHDWLFILLTRLFNKLGTELLGSMHGKIWKTLQLVHEYFPPDLQMHASFRIICDAAQTPSTKTKIAQLKFLTDLATTYCTATEFPTQSPADKAITKIVQMAVDQKSLELRNQARSCIISLYNCSTPNMTAFLSGMPKNFQDTAKTIIQQHLRRSTSGQRSRQSSVESQPMNTEEVYRNLRKTTAEIQNYSFETKLDRDSNSKDSGISQMCDQQADHLSLVTGLNGHMLMKKDDSCNGSKSQSATTTESNTPENTVRLDTIDANHKTLTSQKYVANFVVSQTGELIFDGDLEESEIVKTATMLSLDSPTDATLQVLNNLGDCIRHGNCELPIKHFKAIMKALLILVDSPQHEIVIAVIKVLAKIMRSEPMKLTWLNFLELLLLKIIDCYKMSKETSREIDFILPRIANHLPFEPTFNILYSIIGTGEYPTNLCAIKLLTELVDAKGTGITDKQLDSIMSVLALRTDENQSMVRKAAVFCIVRLYVRLGEERVRPKFSLLNSSKIRLLDVYIAKYQQQSLKQSS; encoded by the exons ATGGCATATCataaaccacaaaacataGACGACTTTGTGCTGTTAATGGCCAAAGCAGATATGCGAGTGAAGGCCCAATTGGCCGAAGATCTTGTTGCTTATCTGAGTGatatggaaaattcaattgtgtCAAATGATTTGGGATTACTGGTGGATAACTTGATGCCATGGTTGATTGGAAGTCATTTTAAG ATTGCACAGCGAGCCCTCGAAGCTTTCACAGAACTAATTGGTAGACTTGGTCAAGACTTTAGCGCATACACACCAACCGTTTTACCGCAAGTGGTCGATCGGTTAGGTGACAGCCGTGAGACTGTACGAGAAAAAGCACAACTTCTGCTCTTCAAATTGATGGAAAGTCGTGTGCTGTTGCCACAACAACTGTTggacaaattaatttattgcttcaaacacaaaaattccaaaatacGAGAAGAATTCCTCCAAACTATCGTCAGCACGTTGAATGA aTACGGCACACAATCGCTGTCAGTGAAAGCCTATATTCAGCCAATAGTTTCACTACTTGGAGATCCAACGTCTACTGTTCGTGATGCTGCAATTCAAACTCTAGTAGAGATTTACAAACATGTTG GTGATAAGCTTCGCATAGACTTAAGGAAAAAGGATATTCATCCAACAAAAATGGCGGCATTGGAACACAAATTCGACGAAGTTCGTCAAGACGGCCTTTTACTACCATCAGCCCTGAGAAGCGCCATGGAACCGGATGAAACAGACACACCTTCTGCGGCGAAGCCCAGAATAATGAAACGCACACCAGCAACACTCCCGTGCCCTAAAAAGTTGACTCTAGACATTGCCACTCCCGGTGATGCTGGTGCAGTGACATGGGAAGTATTTGAGGCTTCGTTTGAAGTGGTGCCGCAATTAACGATCTTTAGTCCGAAAGATATTGAAGACAATCTGAAAGCCATGAACGTTATTATCGGTAACAAGAATATGGACTGGGAGAAACGGGTCGACGCATTGCGTAAAATTCGGTCGTTGTTGATTATGGATCAGGCTATATTCAGTACATACTTCAAAGATCTGTCGATCGCTTTTCTGGACATTTTGAAAGAGCTTCGGTCGCAAGTGATTCGCGAGGCATGCATAACGATAGCATTTATGAGCAAGACGCTCAAATCAAAACTGGACGGTTTCTGCGTTTACATTGTTCAAGAATTGATAAATCTGGTACCCAATTCGGTGAAGGTCATCGCATCCGCTGGTTCCATTGCGCTGAAATTCGTCATCAAATACACTCACGCACCGAAACTCATACCGATTATCACACAGAATCTCATCCAATCAAAGTCAAAAGATATTCGCTcaaatttgtgtgaaattcTCGGTTTATTGTTCGACGATTGGGCGCCGCGTTCGATGGAGAAATATTTGCCAAATTTGAAGGAAAGTCTTATCAAAGGGATTGCCGATGCGGATTCCGATGCCAGGAAATACAGCAGAAG AAATTTCTGGAGTTTCAAACGTCATTTTCCGGATGCTGGCGACCAAATCTATTCGAACTTGGATCCGTCCGTGCAACGGGCATTGGACCGTGAACGGGACACCGCAACAAACGGTACAGGTGGTTCAATGAGTGCTAGTCTACGTGGCAGTAATTCAAGTCTTAACTCAATGCCTGGTAGTGTTATAA AACGTCGTTTGTCATCTGGTTTACGGAGTCCAGCTACTGCCAATCCATCAG CGTCGACAAGTacggaaaatttattaatgacTGGAAAATTGCAACGGGCACCGTCATTGCCTCGAACATATAATCGGAATCGGAGTGGAATTCCCGTTGCTAATCGAGAACCGCCAGTTCGAG CTGGTTTTCGCAGTATATCCGCAGTCGACACAGCAGCTGTTCAACGAGCGAGAGCACGAGCGCAGTACTCGAATATGGCTAGGATGAAGGTTACAGCCGGTACAGCTTCGTTAC AGGGACAAATGGCCCAACAAG CTCGAGCGAAGAAACTTGTAAACAATGTTGCAACGCCGCAACAAGCTTCGCCAGAACACCGATCTGTTTCCCGGCGCACTTCTGGTGTGTCACAGTCACAAC CTGCATCGCGAAGCACATCACCGTCGTCTCGGTCACAGTACAGCACCTATTCTGGCTATCGACAAACTGGTACTATTCCCAAGAAATCTTCTGGCATTCCACGATCCGTATCAAACTCACGCGAAACGAGTCCAACTCG GACGCCAATGGGTTCCATTAAACGTTTGCCGTATCAGACAAGTAGTCCTCGTAGAGATCGTCCACCGATCAATCCAACTCGACCGGTTCTGGCGCAGAAAATTCTTCAAGCTAGTCGTGAGGCAGAAAATGCACTGGCCGATGCTCTG TCACCCGATGATTTTGATCCGTCGTCGGAAATGGGCCGCCTGAATTTGAATCGAAAAGTATCTCGCGATGAATCGGATGAAAGTGAAGCGTCGTCAGTGTGTTCGGAAAGGAGTTTTGATTCGTACAGACGGAATGAT TCTGGGTCGTGGAATGGATCAAGAAATAAGCTGGACAGTCAAAGGTTGATCGAAGACATCGACACGATAATTGTGTATTGCTCATCCACGCATTGGGGTGAACGAAAAGATGGACTCACCAGCTTGACTACTTATTTGTCGGACGGAAACATATTGACACCGGACCAGTTGCAG ACCGTTTTGGATTTGTTTCGGAAAATGTTCATGGACAGTCACACCAAGGTCTACGCCCTATTTCTGGACAGCGTCAATGAACTGATTCTGTCTCACTCGAATGACCTACACGATTGGCTGTTCATTTTACTCACACGGCTATTCAATAAGTTGGGCACAGAGCTGTTGGGCTCGATGCATGGCAAAATTTGGAAGACGCTGCAACTGGTGCACGAATATTTTCCGCCGGATTTGCAAATGCACGCTTCATTCAG AATAATCTGCGATGCGGCCCAGACTCCATCAACGAAAACGAAGATTGCACAGCTAAAGTTTCTGACGGATTTGGCGACCACCTATTGCACAGCCACCGAATTTCCCACTCAATCACCAGCTGACAAAGCAATAACGAAAATCGTACAAATGGCCGTTGATCAGAAAAGTTTGGAATTGCGGAACCAGGCACGATCCTGCATCATTTCATTGTATAATTGCAGCACACCGAAT ATGACCGCGTTCCTGTCTGGTATGCCGAAAAACTTCCAGGATACAGCCAAAACGATCATCCAACAGCATTTACGTCGAAGCACGTCGG GTCAAAGATCTCGTCAATCTTCCGTTGAAAGTCAACCGATGAACACCGAGGAGGTGTACCGAAATTTGCGTAAGACAACGGCTGAAATTCAGAACTATAGTTTCGAGACGAAATTGGATCGGGACTCGAACAGTAAAGATTCGGGCATTAGTCAAATGTGTGATCAGCAAGCCGATCATCTGTCATTGGTAACGGGACTGAATGGTCACATGTTGATGAAAAAGGATGACTCGTGTAACGGCTCAAAGTCACAATCGGCAACCACAACGGAATCGAATACGCCGGAGAATACAGTTCGCTTAGATACCATTGATGCTAATCATAAGACCCTAACTAGTCAGAAGTATGTGGCCAATTTTGTGGTTTCGCAAACCGGTGAATTAATATTTGATG GTGATCTGGAAGAGAGTGAAATTGTCAAAACGGCAACTATGCTATCGTTGGACTCGCCTACAGACGCGACACTGCAAGTATTAAATAACCTGGGTGATTGTATTAGGCACGGTAACTGTGAATTGCCGATCAAACACTTTAA AGCAATAATGAAGGCGTTACTCATATTGGTCGATTCGCCGCAACATGAAATTGTGATCGCCGTTATCAAGGTGTTGGCCAAAATCATGCGTAGCGAACCGATGAAGCTCACGTGGCTGAACTTTTTagaattgttgttgttaaaaatCATCGACTGTTACAAAATGAGCAAAGAA ACTTCCAGAGAAATTGACTTCATTCTGCCGCGCATAGCGAACCATCTCCCATTCGAACCCACATTCAACATTCTGTATTCCATCATCGGCACCGGTGAATATCCGACCAATCTCTGTGCAATCAAATTGTTAACCGAATTGGTTGATGCGAAGGGAACTGGAATTACCGATAAGCAATTGGATTCAATTATGTCGGTCCTTGCATTG CGGACGGATGAGAATCAATCAATGGTGAGGAAGGCAGCCGTATTCTGTATCGTTCGGCTGTATGTTCGGCTTGGAGAAGAACGTGTTAGACCAAAATTTTCGCTTTTGAATTCGAGCAAAATCAG aCTGCTCGACGTTTACATTGCGAAGTACCAACAACAATCGCTGAAACAGTCGTCATGA